The sequence CATGTGCGTCTTTTGGCCACAATAGTATTGTTGTGGAAAATTAAGAAATTTACCAAATATTCACATAGGATTTGGCCTGTCGGCAGCAATAAACTCCAAACTTTGAGGTATTCAGTAGGAAAATTTGGGGAGGAAATAACTCATGAGCTTGGTCCTTGAGAATTAGAGCGTTATCACAGTGATCTGATGGGAAAAGTTccaacatgaaaataaaaaagaagagaaaatagaCTCATATCCCAGGGCACAGACTCCTAATTACTTCAACAAATCCCAAAAGAGTCTCCATGACGAGATGTTCTGGCTCAAATCACTCATGCTCACTGCTGCCAATGCACATCGTCATTTTGTCCTCCGGACGGTTGTGCCAACATGACACACTTAGGGGAGAACAAAACCATGGACATTCTGCACACTACACGTATGATGTAATGATGACCTTATTATTAAGTATTACTTCAACGTGTTCATTAATGTGGTagtaaaaaagtaaatatttgccTCCCAACACTATGTTAGTAATCCTcactgcagacacacacacacatgctcacgTGACAACCATGTGGCGTGACGGTTTCTGGTGTCACTTAATCGCAACGTAAGTCGAGTGAGGCACCTGCCGTGACCCCGAGTTTCCTCCTCTGATAGTCATGTGTCACATGTGATGCAATTAGAGGCACACACCACTAGCGACGTGCGATAACATATCATAGAggtttttcttcactttttaacaTTCATGCTTATCATATAAGTGTGAtaagttcaatcaatcaatcaatcaatgcaAAAGGGAgcatatatttaatttaaacaaTAAAGGGCCTAAAATTGAGCCACATGTTAATTCATGGCTTTTGAGGAACATGCATTCAAACGTAACCCAAAAGTTAACCTCTTAATAGTAAAATGTGAATGACATTGTCTATGTTGACGCTGGTgtctttcaaaaatgtttccacATAGTCCACACAACTTCAAATGTGCATTGTGATTTTGAATTATGAGTCTCAAAGGCCAAAGAAATGCACCGATTTAAGCTCTCTTATGGATCTCCAGCCAAtgtataaatacataaatagcTGCAGATATGTCTTCAATAAGCTGGACAGTGTGAAGCTGGGATGGTTTGAAGCTTTTGAGAAACATGTCTCCCAAAATGAGCTGGCAGCAGTTGGCCGTGTGTTAAATACGCAGCTGTCTACCAGTGGCTTGAGTTACACGAATGAAAGGTGAAGCGCTCCATCAGGAGTGTAGAAAGACAATCTGCAAAGGAGAGCTAAATCGGAACGCCGTTGCTCGGCTGAGTGGGCAGCAGCCATAATGGAAAGGAATGCCTGTCAAGGAATGCTCATGGAGCTGCTGTGCAATATTAACAGAGGCCCGACGTGCGTCATAGCACTCACAGATGACAgcccggtgtgtgtgtgtgtgagagagagagagatctgCCATTACTGTGCTACAGTAAGCTGATGTATGCAGTGTCCTAATTACAAGTCTGTGCATGCACTTCATCCCAAAGTGTAGGTTGACTACTTAGTGACAGATGGGAACGTTAAAAGCACCCAAAATGATTGATTTGTTGTTCTGAAGTGAGCACTGTGCTTGACAAAAGCCTGCCCTCTGAACTACAATGATTGTCCAAAAGGGAGAGTCAAGTCAAAAACGTtcttcatatttatattttataaaaataaaatgacataatTAAGAAGATTAAATGATAAATTGTTCATAATCAATTTGATTAATGATATCACATATTGCTGGTGTCGGCCGGAATCCTCGTATCTGCGAAACCTCGAGACCTCAAAAATAGATCTTTAGTTTGACCATTAGCATTGCATCGTGAAAAAGAACAATTAAGACATTTTTGACAATTTAGATTGGTTAATGATTTGTAAAAGTAACACCTACACGTCTGAAAAGACCAATAGTATAGATTAGTATCGATGCTAATGTAAATACTGCGTACCTGATACAGATGCAGTAAACAATGAAAGGCcatacagacacacaaatatgTACGGCTTGTGACCTTTTTACCGAGCAGCTCGTGAAAGGAGCACTGCTGCAAACATATTGGCTCGCTCGCATTGACTAACAAGCACATTGCAACACACAGTCAACAACACTATGCGAACGCCTGAATTACTATAACGCCAAGGACACATGCATGTATGCATCCAAAATAATCAGGCGAAGCTTCATCatccaacaaaacaatgacctAAGACACACTGCCAACACAACAAATGTCAAAGGTCTCGGAAGGGACAAGACAATCACCGCACCTAAACTCAATAGAGCATGCATTCTACTTCCTGAAGAGGATAAACTCTCAGAAACAAAGAAGGACTGAAAAAGGCTGCAGTAAATGCTTGATAAagcatttgaaatgaatgaagcaAACAGTTTGGTGAAGTCAATGTTTTCCAGGCTCAATACAGTTTTTCAAGTGGCTAAGTTCCAGTACTCACTAAAAAAGTGGGTGGCTTCAAACAAAAGGTGCTCTGTCCTGAGTTATTCAACACAATTGTACATCCCAAGAAAGAAAAGCTGAAATTCTGAACTTTTGTGCGATACTCATCTTTTGATCCAGTTGTCtccagtatttaaaaaaaaaaaaacctgaaaaaaaagctgttctAATACTTTTGGATGGGACTGTAAGTTAAGACACTATTGTATGACTGTATTCGTGAACCTTTCGGTATTTCACGGACATCAAGGAGCTATTAAGAAAACAATGATGCAACATCAGCTGTAAACACAAACTCACACAATCAGAATTGTCAGGAAGTCGGCCATTGAGCCGTGTCAGATAAGTGCGCCGCTAATTGGGCCTACGTGAGGGGGGAAAGGAGACACATGCGTCACGCCGCATAATGGAGCTCTTTGACAGGAAGAGAATGAATGCGGTGCGCGGAGGGCTGTAGCAAAGTCAACAAACAAGCTCAGCGGGACTTTCTGTTCACACAGCTCGGGAAATAGTTTCCATTTAGGGGACATTTTCtagaaaagtgacattttaattGCTCACATCCTAATTCAAAAAAATCCGGGTAGTTTCCCTAACACTGGGTAGCTGTTGATTTGGAGCATAATGGATTACTTTTATCCAAGGTTGGGTTAATTATAGTTTGACCCAGCAGGTTGAGATTGGAATGCTAAAGAGCTGAATAGGCTTGTCATTTCTGAAAATGAAGTAAATGTAATGTTCTTGATAACCAGCCAACCGATTTTTGGTAGCTTTAACTCATCAGTTATTACGACTTTAGATTTGAGACCCAAAGTTGGTTTGTGACATGCCTGCTCAagcatcaagtgtgaaataaCATAACTCGTGactactttttttaaacagtcgGAAAATCAAAAAGGGAAGTGAGAAATTTCATCATGGTGTGGCGTTCTCttacatttgaacaaataaacATCCCGAGCCAGAAGAAAAGCTGTAATTCTTTAGAATGCAACACGCTCATAATACATTCACGAGTGGATTGTGGATTTTTGACTTCACCAGGCGAACTGACATTGCATATCGTATATCTATAAATGAAACAATTACTTGTCAAAATGACTTTCTACATATCGCATATTACAGTTACAATTTGAGATATAGATACAGATACAATTTTAGGTTGGATATCCTTAGTCATTAAGAACTAGATGTCACCTAAATGCACAGAAACTAATCGCTACACAGAGTCAACAgcaaataaacattaaaaaaaaaaactgcaaactACAACTGCTTATAGATGTCTTAAATAAAactcctcaactcacttcaacGGAGTCACTTGGCACCGCGATGACACCTTCACTGCTTATGTGAATGACTCGTGACATTGCCCCTCATGACTTGTCGACATCCCCGCATCTTCATGCATTCCTAAAGATGTTATATAAATAGGCCAACAGATGAGATCACAGCGGGCAGTGGCGGTGGAATGTGTTTGGCAACACGCGCTGTCCGAGTTTGAATTTGGGTTACCGGGCAGTTTTATAATTTCTCCTAAATGAAAACGAAGCTGTGTGTATTCATGCTGGATGCATGGAGCtgttaaatacataaataattaaaattacattattatatttatttaaatagataaataaataaataaataaataaataaataacactcACTTGACAACAAATGGGAATACACAGAGACACCATATAATGTGTCACAATTATTGCAAGGTTGAGGCCCTAAGTGCAGGGAATGAAAATTACAATACATACTAGTGTTACGTGTAAAGTTTCATTATTCTGATACATACTCATGATGAGTTTTAATGAGGACACAGAGACACTTAATCGTGATATTGACCactctatttaaaaaaaaaaaaagggtgtaAAAATGGTTGGACAACCCCTGGCTGAATGAACCAGACTGCTGATGAAATACTCGCAATGATGAAATAAATTTCAACCACAGATCATTTAGGAAGTGAactttattcaaataaatagcacataaataaacaacCTTTCCTTATTCTcatacacacaagcacagacGGCCAGTCAAGTAACAAatcaggaaaacaaacaaacttgaaATACTTCTTATCCAAAAATGTTATCAAAAAGGGTCACGCTGCATCAAGTCGTAGTGTTTCAGTCGCTCGGGACCATTCTTTTTGCACAACAAATACAACTTGAAGCCATTTCAGCAATAGGAAATATGTGCAATCCTGTTTTTTTGCTTACATAACAAGGTCAAAGAGGAGCTCAAACATTGCACATTTGTTCAGATAAAAAGGCACACGTGTTAGTAGTGAGTGCAAAACAACCCGCAGCATCAACACTACAATATTTTTCCAACAtggaagttgaaataaaaacatattcatGAAAAGtatgtcagttttttttttttttttagattgatTCACTTGCTTCTACACATTGTTGCTGGGTACAGTATATTGCTAGATTGTGAAAGTACCAGCAGAAGCTATTACGACAAGCAGCTTTAAGATTTGGTGGCCGCCCGAGCGTAACGTCACTTTGGTTGAGTAACATGCTACACGTGGACAACTCAGTAGTGTGTATCACTGATTCTAGTCGGCTCTttggtagcaaaaaaaaacttcgaTATAGTCTTACATAACACGTACCTATGCATTTGCCAACCGCCTTCCCATGAAATTATTGCACTGTTCCCGCAGTTTCGGGATGGACTGATATTTCCTGAACAAGATGGCAGAATTTCTTTCAGAATTTTCTGCTTCCATTCCAGTGGAAAAATTGAGCAGAATAGTTGGTCTTCATTTTAGTATCGCTAACTTTTCCATCGTTGTGGCTGGAGTGTGTCCGAGGTTTGATGGGGTTCTTCCATCAATGGAAATAACACAAAGAGGCCTTCCCGAAAACTGCTCCCAAGGAGTTAACTAAGATTCAAAGGAGAACTTAAGGGGTATTCTTGTAGATGGATACTTTAGTGCACATGGTGTATTGCGGAGGCCGAGGGTCTGACTACTTCCTGGATGCTAGGTAGTTGTGCTTGTCTCATTCATAAAAGACAATTTTCCTTCACTGTAGACTGATGAAAGTCttttgaggtaaaaaaaaaagaaaaaaaaaagaaaaaaaaaaagcagcatttgCACAGGTTaaacatgttggaaaaaaaaaaaaaatcacagtttCATCCAACATATTAGCCGTTCTGTGTTAAGTGTAATGTGTCTCTGTAGAGAAAAAAAGGCGAACTAAATGGGAGCGGATCATAAGGAAGTGAAACGTTTTGGCCCTCGCTCCAGTCATGTGTTGGATGGTGTCTTCCTGTTTTCGTACAGCATGGAAAAAGTCTGTTATTGCTTCTCGTGTAACCTTGTGCAAAGTTTGGTTATTGCTCTTATAGCTTATATGATAGCAAAAGCTTAGCTTGCTTCATTGCGCTATTGTTTCTCTACTTGACCATCACGTAGTTGCTCAGTTGCGTCTGACCCATCAGAACCAGGTCCTGCATGTCAGGTTCAGCTCCGGATGGCGGGGCCATGGCCCAGGCGGTGGGATATTGCACAGCGCCTGGCTGTTGCTGCAGGCcagtgtggtggtggtggtggtgcggGCTGATGTGTAGACGGGCCTCCAGGAGGTAAGCAGCGGAGGCCACGGGAGACAAAGAGGTGGTCTCCAGGCCATGTTGCCAGAGGCCACGAGGCAGGCCCAGCGGCTGAGGAGGGGGCAGTGGCTTGCTCTGAAGGTGGGATGGCGCCTCGAATAAAGAAGATGAAGCGAATACTGAAGATGGCGGAGGTGAGGGTGACTGGTGCTGGGACAGAAACAGCAAAGGATTCTGGGTGGGTCCTGATGGAGTGTTCTGGACCTGAGCTTTGTGGCACTGGTGCTGGATTTGGAGCATCCTGTGAGAAATATAGTACAAGAGCAGTTTGAGTCTTTGACCTGATAACACTGTTTTGACCAATTACGGGAAGGTCTGGAAAAggtaaaaagtttttttctatGTCTCACCGTTGTTGGTGCAGCACCTCCTCTAGCATGCTCCGGTGCTCAGATAGGGCGGGGCCCAGAGACCCTCGGCTGCCCCGGTTGGAGGACGGAGGTGACGCCACCGGCCTCGTCAGACCCTTGATCTTGTTCAATCCCAGGATCCCTTTGGTGCGAGTGTTTTTCCTCAGCTGCTGCCGGAAAGCTTTGAGGCCTGCAGAGAGGCATGGGAATGTGTTACACAATACCGTCTTGTGATCCGACAAGGTTCAGGCACCAGAAAAATCAGGTTCGGTCaggggaaagggaaaaaaatgaccccGTTTGAATGTTCTCTTATGGTACCTTGTGTCAGGGAGGTGTCAGAGGCCCTGCGACCCTCCTGGAAACTGGCTGCAGGAAGGCTGCCCTGGATTTGGGGCAGGAGGTGTGAGGAGAGGGCCAGGGGGGCGCCAGCAGGCAGGAGGCCCCCCTCTTTAGCACCGCAGGAAGGAGGTGTTGACACGTTAACACCCATGGGAGCCTGCAGAGGGGCGGTGTGACTGGACGACGACTTCAGGCAACTGTCAGAAGATGCGCCCTCCGAGGGACTGACGATAATACCTGTTAGAAAGATGGCATAGAAAGAAATTAATATCAGAAGAGTAAACTCGTTCTGCATTTCAGCAACCTTGAGAGAATTGCTTACATGGAGGGTTGCACTGGTGAAAGCGTGCGGACACCTCGGCCAGAGTGTGCCGGCgtgaggtggtggtgggggacaGCAGCGGACCAACGCTCTGCgccgcctcctcttcctccaggtCGCGGGGCCGCACCTCCTCGCTGATGCTCGTCTCCAGCAGGCTGTTAGGGGAAATGGAGCGGTTCCACAGCAGCCTGTTGAAGCTGGCCTCCACCGGGAAGACAATGCGCTGGAGAAGATAAGATCAGTTTAGATACACCTTTGGTGGTGAAAATGTTGATCACAATCCGTGTCCTCTTATTGTTGATATTTACCTGGAACAATCCACCTTGATCGCACTCCATCTCCGAGTAGATTGGAGGAACACTTTTGGTTGGACTGGAGAATGCTGCTGTTCTCAAGTTCTCTGCCTTCAGGATGACTTGCTGCAAATCGGAGAACCTCCATCAGCGACACCGATGA comes from Syngnathus acus chromosome 21, fSynAcu1.2, whole genome shotgun sequence and encodes:
- the sik1 gene encoding serine/threonine-protein kinase SIK1, which gives rise to MVIMSDNSRGPRPSPRPQGRPLQVGFYEIIRTLGKGNFAVVKLAKHKVTKTQVAIKIIDKTRLNPSNLEKIYREVQIMKLLNHPHIIKLYQVMETKDMLYIVTEYAKNGEMFDHLTSNGRMSETEARKKFWQILTAVDYCHRHHIVHRDLKTENLLLDANMNIKLADFGFGNFYNAGEPLSTWCGSPPYAAPEVFEGKEYEGPQLDIWSLGVVLYVLVCGSLPFDGPSLPALRQRVTEGRFRIPFFMSQDCENLIRKMLVVDPAKRISVAQIKQHRWMLADPTAAHQTLSHSLTDYNSNLGDYSEPVLGIMNTLGIDRQRTIESLQSSSYNHFSAIYYLLLERVKEHRNQQLSRQCGSWNQRQRSISDTTGAEQVILKAENLRTAAFSSPTKSVPPIYSEMECDQGGLFQRIVFPVEASFNRLLWNRSISPNSLLETSISEEVRPRDLEEEEAAQSVGPLLSPTTTSRRHTLAEVSARFHQCNPPCIIVSPSEGASSDSCLKSSSSHTAPLQAPMGVNVSTPPSCGAKEGGLLPAGAPLALSSHLLPQIQGSLPAASFQEGRRASDTSLTQGLKAFRQQLRKNTRTKGILGLNKIKGLTRPVASPPSSNRGSRGSLGPALSEHRSMLEEVLHQQRMLQIQHQCHKAQVQNTPSGPTQNPLLFLSQHQSPSPPPSSVFASSSLFEAPSHLQSKPLPPPQPLGLPRGLWQHGLETTSLSPVASAAYLLEARLHISPHHHHHHTGLQQQPGAVQYPTAWAMAPPSGAEPDMQDLVLMGQTQLSNYVMVK